The following proteins are encoded in a genomic region of Rubrobacter xylanophilus DSM 9941:
- a CDS encoding flippase-like domain-containing protein — MRLRALVVPAGLLALLGAALALRPEGLREAALYAARNPAGLLAALAAYTGAFGLRALAWRPLAPGRAPLRRLFSLIMAALFLNHAAPAKAGDLARVCGLARAGAGWGPAASSVALARLADLAGLLLALACAWALAGGARWGLVAAPAAAVVLAALAGLAFARSRRLPLPGPLAAARRSLGQTRPRALLAATGLAASAWALEAGILVYVARALGAEVSLAGAVAATCFAVLVTAVPLAPGGLGTYEAGMVLVLAGLGVPAGTAFAAAAVSHALKYLYALLGAAPFAAAEGAAALRGGRGARGAAGR, encoded by the coding sequence GTGAGGCTGCGGGCGCTCGTGGTTCCGGCGGGGCTCCTGGCGCTGCTCGGGGCGGCGCTCGCGCTCCGGCCCGAGGGGCTGCGCGAGGCCGCGCTCTACGCCGCCCGGAACCCCGCGGGGCTGCTCGCGGCGCTCGCCGCCTACACCGGGGCCTTCGGCCTCAGGGCGCTCGCCTGGCGGCCGCTCGCGCCCGGCCGCGCGCCGCTGCGCCGGCTCTTCTCCCTCATCATGGCCGCGCTCTTCCTCAACCACGCTGCCCCGGCCAAGGCGGGAGATCTGGCCCGGGTCTGCGGCCTCGCCCGGGCCGGGGCCGGCTGGGGTCCGGCGGCGTCCAGCGTGGCGCTCGCCCGGCTGGCGGACCTGGCCGGGCTCCTCCTCGCGCTGGCCTGCGCCTGGGCGCTGGCCGGGGGCGCCCGCTGGGGGCTGGTCGCGGCCCCGGCGGCCGCGGTGGTCCTCGCGGCCCTCGCCGGCCTCGCTTTCGCCCGCTCCCGCCGCCTCCCGCTCCCGGGGCCGCTCGCCGCGGCGCGGCGGTCGCTGGGGCAGACGCGGCCGCGCGCCCTGCTCGCCGCGACGGGGCTCGCCGCTTCGGCCTGGGCGCTCGAGGCGGGCATCCTCGTCTACGTCGCCCGGGCGCTGGGTGCCGAGGTTTCCCTGGCGGGGGCGGTGGCGGCGACCTGCTTTGCGGTGCTGGTCACCGCCGTCCCGCTCGCCCCCGGGGGGCTCGGCACCTACGAGGCCGGGATGGTGCTCGTGCTGGCCGGGCTCGGGGTCCCCGCGGGGACGGCCTTCGCCGCCGCCGCGGTCAGCCACGCGCTGAAGTACCTCTACGCCCTCCTGGGGGCGGCGCCGTTCGCGGCCGCGGAGGGGGCCGCCGCCCTGCGGGGCGGGCGCGGCGCGCGGGGGGCCGCGGGAAGATGA
- a CDS encoding glycosyltransferase family 39 protein → MLQALLLLALLSLPGWLLGGRLGRKGDGLAEALLLRACAALAVGLPVLVLLALAGRFSPAFVGGALGACALLALPLARRVALPRPGRRDLAALALVAGAFLLYALPAEYVINSRDPGVYTLFAARLARTGELLHHDPLVGAVSGFHEFLEGRKYPGFFILGEELIAPQFFPGPFALLGFGALLGGVWGALYVVPVLGALSVGAAYALGRQLFGGLAGLLGAALLAASYPQVWWSRHPSSEVMSQLFVLGGLWLAVRFVRRPEPLAGLLAGLLLGGAMLVRVDGFLAAAALPALFAWDAAARRPLRAWAYPAVPLALCGAAALLYLNTAGARYLYILYAEHGLREALRAWPLALAGAGLLAGGLLWVRRRWGRGIEAWGAARGGRVAVGLALSVVAASLWAYFVMPEPWESLPENLRGFDAYRTQVAVRMVWFTTPAVAALALAGLLLAARRPERGLAVFAGALLAFGVLYVASPNVAPDLPWATRRFVPAVFPGLCLLAGYAAVEAGRLAARRAGRRAGAAAGGLLAALALGWTAHATAPILTFQELDGAVGALARVEREIPRSRVVYMEMPPGHDWTASTFEYLYGRPVLPYDRVRFILESDELEEAGLLRGAVYVTTDGGPAPLVSGLRFREVGRERVSLPRLAPVEGHESRMRNRVEFLRKDYRIFRIEGER, encoded by the coding sequence ATGCTGCAGGCGCTGCTACTGCTGGCGCTCCTCTCCCTCCCCGGCTGGCTCCTCGGGGGGCGCCTGGGGCGCAAGGGCGACGGGCTCGCGGAGGCCCTCCTGCTGCGGGCCTGCGCCGCCCTCGCCGTGGGGCTCCCGGTACTCGTGCTGCTCGCGCTGGCGGGGCGCTTCTCCCCGGCGTTCGTCGGCGGGGCGCTCGGGGCCTGCGCTCTCCTCGCGCTCCCCCTCGCGCGGCGGGTTGCGCTCCCGCGGCCGGGGCGGCGGGACCTGGCGGCGCTCGCGCTCGTGGCGGGGGCCTTCCTGCTGTACGCGCTGCCGGCCGAGTACGTCATCAACAGCCGCGACCCCGGGGTGTACACCCTCTTCGCGGCCCGGCTGGCCCGGACCGGGGAGCTGCTGCACCACGACCCGCTCGTGGGGGCGGTCTCGGGCTTCCACGAGTTCCTGGAGGGCAGGAAGTACCCGGGGTTCTTCATCCTCGGGGAGGAACTCATCGCGCCCCAGTTCTTCCCCGGCCCCTTCGCCCTGCTGGGGTTCGGGGCGCTGCTGGGCGGGGTGTGGGGGGCTCTTTACGTGGTGCCCGTGCTGGGGGCGCTCTCCGTGGGGGCGGCCTACGCGCTGGGGCGACAGCTCTTCGGGGGCTTGGCCGGGCTTTTGGGGGCGGCCCTGCTCGCGGCGAGCTACCCGCAGGTCTGGTGGTCCCGCCACCCCTCCAGCGAGGTGATGTCCCAGCTCTTCGTGCTCGGCGGGCTGTGGCTCGCGGTCAGGTTCGTCCGCAGGCCCGAGCCGCTCGCCGGGCTCCTGGCGGGGCTGTTGCTGGGGGGGGCTATGCTGGTGCGGGTGGACGGCTTTCTCGCCGCGGCGGCCCTGCCGGCGCTCTTCGCCTGGGATGCGGCGGCCCGCAGGCCCCTGCGGGCTTGGGCCTACCCCGCGGTGCCGCTCGCCCTGTGCGGGGCGGCGGCGCTGCTCTACCTCAACACCGCGGGGGCGCGCTACCTGTACATCCTCTACGCCGAGCACGGGCTGCGGGAGGCGCTGCGTGCCTGGCCCCTCGCCCTCGCCGGGGCGGGGCTCCTGGCCGGGGGGCTCCTGTGGGTGCGGCGCCGGTGGGGGAGGGGGATCGAGGCCTGGGGGGCCGCGCGCGGCGGGCGGGTGGCGGTGGGGCTCGCGCTCTCGGTCGTCGCCGCCTCGCTTTGGGCGTACTTCGTCATGCCCGAGCCCTGGGAGAGCCTGCCCGAGAACCTGCGCGGCTTCGACGCCTACCGGACCCAGGTGGCGGTCCGCATGGTCTGGTTTACCACCCCGGCGGTGGCCGCGCTCGCGCTCGCCGGGCTGCTGCTCGCGGCGCGCCGGCCGGAGCGGGGGCTCGCGGTCTTCGCCGGGGCGTTGCTGGCCTTCGGCGTTCTGTACGTCGCCTCGCCCAACGTGGCCCCCGACCTGCCGTGGGCCACCCGCCGCTTCGTCCCGGCGGTGTTCCCCGGCCTCTGCCTGCTCGCCGGGTACGCCGCGGTGGAGGCGGGCAGGCTCGCGGCGCGGCGCGCGGGGAGGAGGGCCGGCGCCGCCGCGGGGGGGCTTCTCGCCGCGCTCGCGCTGGGGTGGACCGCGCACGCCACCGCCCCCATCCTGACCTTCCAGGAGCTCGACGGCGCGGTGGGCGCCCTGGCGCGGGTGGAGCGCGAGATCCCGCGCTCCCGCGTGGTGTACATGGAGATGCCCCCCGGGCACGACTGGACCGCCTCCACCTTCGAGTACCTCTACGGGCGCCCGGTGTTGCCCTACGACCGGGTCCGGTTCATCCTGGAGAGCGACGAGCTGGAGGAGGCCGGGCTGCTGCGCGGCGCGGTCTACGTCACCACCGACGGCGGGCCGGCGCCGCTGGTCTCCGGGCTGCGCTTCAGGGAGGTGGGCCGGGAGAGGGTGTCGCTGCCCCGGCTCGCTCCCGTGGAGGGGCACGAGAGCCGGATGCGCAACCGGGTGGAGTTCCTGCGGAAGGACTACAGGATCTTCCGGATAGAGGGGGAGCGGTGA
- a CDS encoding alkaline phosphatase family protein, whose amino-acid sequence MRPASGFEIVAARLWNVLNEGKSFHPVFVLGTFLLLHAGELAGAGFWGRALPALALAAPLVALFVVYDFPLRLRWALWAFLAAFVLLFRFADLAAAALALGLYVFFTVFFWGTLYYHLRTGAPWTNFLRFWRLVLENPDSTSGNFLEQVPKALLALFVLEYLVAEPPALGRAAPVLGFIAAVGAASHLVHERFFDWRPVYPEGPTREVNRGEPLARRVIVVVIDGCRLDRFREARKPYIERMMRRGTVYETVETVYPARTVVCFSSMLTGAPPERHGITSNLVLRLGLRVESVFDALRRAGKSGRLVGIAHLIDAFGDDVASVTSVAHNDKIDRNLIARARRELEERDPDLLVLQLLAVDQNGHVRGTYYPEYVEQIETTDRLVEEFMGWCEERGYLEGAAVILMADHGQGRGIGAHGHLSEGERFVPFAMWGSGVGEGRVVKEPRSILDLAPTICYLLGVEPPAGSSGRVLKEGLTR is encoded by the coding sequence ATGAGGCCGGCCTCGGGCTTCGAGATAGTGGCCGCGCGGCTGTGGAACGTACTCAACGAGGGCAAGTCCTTCCACCCGGTCTTCGTGCTCGGGACCTTCCTGCTCCTGCACGCGGGGGAGCTCGCCGGGGCCGGCTTCTGGGGCCGGGCGCTGCCGGCGCTCGCGCTCGCCGCGCCGCTCGTGGCCCTCTTCGTCGTCTACGACTTCCCCCTGCGGCTGCGGTGGGCGCTGTGGGCCTTCCTGGCCGCGTTCGTGCTCCTGTTCCGCTTCGCGGACCTCGCGGCGGCCGCGCTGGCGCTCGGGCTCTACGTCTTCTTCACCGTCTTTTTCTGGGGCACCCTCTACTATCATCTGCGCACCGGGGCCCCGTGGACCAACTTCCTGCGCTTCTGGCGGCTGGTGCTGGAGAACCCCGACTCCACGAGCGGCAACTTCCTTGAGCAGGTCCCCAAGGCGCTGCTTGCGCTCTTCGTGCTGGAGTACCTGGTGGCGGAGCCGCCGGCGTTGGGGCGGGCCGCGCCCGTGCTCGGGTTTATCGCCGCGGTGGGGGCGGCGAGCCACCTCGTCCACGAGCGCTTCTTCGACTGGAGGCCGGTCTACCCGGAGGGCCCGACGCGGGAGGTCAACCGGGGCGAGCCGCTCGCGCGGCGGGTGATCGTCGTCGTGATAGACGGCTGCCGCCTGGACAGGTTCCGCGAGGCCAGAAAGCCCTACATTGAGCGGATGATGCGCCGGGGCACCGTCTACGAGACGGTGGAGACCGTCTACCCGGCGCGCACGGTGGTGTGCTTCTCCTCCATGCTCACCGGGGCGCCCCCGGAGCGGCACGGCATCACCTCGAACCTGGTCCTCAGGCTGGGCCTGAGGGTAGAGAGCGTCTTCGACGCGCTGCGGCGGGCCGGGAAGAGCGGGCGGCTCGTCGGGATCGCGCACCTCATCGACGCCTTCGGCGACGACGTGGCGAGCGTCACCAGCGTCGCGCACAACGACAAGATCGACCGGAACCTCATCGCCCGCGCCAGGAGGGAGCTGGAGGAGCGCGACCCGGACCTGCTCGTCCTGCAGCTCCTCGCCGTGGACCAGAACGGGCACGTGCGCGGCACCTACTACCCGGAGTACGTGGAGCAGATCGAGACGACCGACCGCCTCGTGGAGGAGTTCATGGGCTGGTGCGAGGAGCGGGGCTACCTGGAGGGCGCGGCGGTGATCCTGATGGCCGACCACGGGCAGGGGCGCGGCATCGGGGCGCACGGCCACCTCTCCGAGGGGGAGCGCTTCGTGCCGTTCGCCATGTGGGGCAGCGGCGTGGGGGAGGGGAGGGTGGTGAAGGAGCCCCGCTCCATCCTGGACCTCGCCCCCACCATCTGCTACCTGCTCGGGGTGGAGCCCCCGGCGGGCTCCTCGGGGCGGGTGCTCAAGGAGGGGCTGACCCGTTGA
- a CDS encoding glycosyltransferase family 2 protein, translating into MVVLIPAHNEEATLGELLARVGRVEVPGCRLLPLVVDDGSEDGTARAAREGGALVVRHPANRGLGAAVRTGLRAAVRAGADAVAYLDADLEYCPEDIPALLGPVLAGRADYVLGSRFRSGCYRLMRPHRLAGNLLFTGLTALLARRAITDAQTGMRAFSREAAARAEIVHDYNYAQILTLDLLRKGFRMEEVPVRYRPRRRGESFIGWRYPLKVLPAIWRELRSP; encoded by the coding sequence GTGGTCGTCCTGATCCCGGCGCACAACGAGGAGGCGACCCTCGGGGAGCTGCTCGCGCGGGTGGGGAGGGTGGAGGTCCCGGGCTGCAGGCTCCTCCCGCTGGTGGTGGACGACGGGTCGGAGGACGGGACGGCGCGGGCGGCCCGCGAGGGCGGCGCCCTGGTGGTGCGGCACCCCGCCAACCGGGGGCTCGGAGCCGCGGTGCGCACGGGGTTGCGGGCCGCCGTGCGGGCCGGGGCCGACGCCGTGGCCTACCTGGACGCCGACCTGGAGTACTGCCCGGAGGACATCCCGGCGCTGCTCGGGCCGGTGCTCGCGGGGAGGGCGGACTACGTCCTGGGCAGCCGCTTCCGGAGCGGCTGCTACCGGCTGATGAGGCCGCACCGGCTCGCCGGGAACCTCCTGTTCACCGGGCTCACCGCGCTGCTGGCGCGGCGGGCCATCACCGACGCGCAGACCGGGATGCGGGCCTTCTCCCGGGAGGCCGCCGCGCGGGCCGAGATCGTCCACGACTACAACTACGCCCAGATCCTCACGCTGGATTTGCTCCGCAAGGGCTTCCGGATGGAGGAGGTCCCTGTCCGCTACCGTCCCCGCCGCCGCGGCGAGTCGTTTATCGGGTGGAGGTACCCGCTGAAGGTGCTGCCGGCGATCTGGCGGGAGCTGCGCAGCCCCTAG
- a CDS encoding tartrate dehydrogenase, giving the protein MARIAVIGGDGIGPEVVGAGVRVLEAAARADSSLELEFERFPWGCEHYLKHGRMMPEDALETLSSFDAIYLGAVGWPSVPDHVSLWGLLLPIRRGFDQYVNLRPVRLLRGVGSPLAGRAQPDLLVVRENTEGEYSDAGGRLHRGTPHEIAVQESVFTRRGVERIVRYAYERARERRGLLTGATKSNGISVTMPFFDEIFREVGEEFPEVEASLMHADALAARLVLDPAAFDVIVGSNLLGDILSEITAAVCGAIGIAPSANLDPTGEHPSLFEPIHGSAPDIAGRGVANPAGAIWAASLMLDHLGHGEAASRVLGALEETLAGGVRTPDLGGDAGTEEVTRAVVRRLLF; this is encoded by the coding sequence GTGGCCAGGATAGCGGTAATCGGGGGGGACGGCATAGGCCCCGAGGTGGTCGGGGCCGGCGTCCGGGTACTCGAGGCCGCAGCCCGCGCCGACTCCTCGCTGGAGCTGGAGTTCGAGCGGTTCCCGTGGGGCTGCGAGCACTACCTGAAGCACGGGCGGATGATGCCCGAAGACGCCCTGGAGACCCTCTCCTCCTTCGACGCCATCTACCTGGGGGCGGTGGGCTGGCCCTCGGTGCCAGACCACGTCTCGCTGTGGGGCCTCCTGCTGCCCATCCGGCGCGGCTTCGACCAGTACGTGAACCTGCGGCCGGTGCGGCTGCTGCGCGGGGTCGGCAGCCCGCTGGCGGGGCGCGCACAGCCGGACCTTCTCGTCGTGCGGGAGAACACCGAGGGCGAGTACTCCGACGCCGGGGGCAGGCTCCACCGGGGGACGCCGCACGAGATCGCGGTGCAGGAGTCCGTCTTCACCCGGCGCGGCGTCGAGCGGATCGTGCGCTACGCCTACGAGCGGGCCCGCGAGCGGCGGGGCCTGCTCACCGGGGCCACGAAGTCCAACGGGATCAGCGTGACCATGCCGTTCTTCGACGAGATCTTCCGGGAGGTGGGCGAGGAGTTCCCGGAGGTGGAGGCGAGCCTAATGCACGCCGACGCGCTGGCGGCCCGGCTCGTGCTCGACCCCGCGGCCTTCGACGTGATCGTGGGCTCCAACCTGCTCGGGGACATCCTCTCGGAGATAACCGCCGCCGTGTGCGGGGCCATCGGGATAGCCCCCTCGGCCAATTTGGACCCCACCGGCGAGCACCCCTCGCTCTTCGAGCCGATCCACGGCAGCGCCCCGGACATCGCCGGCAGGGGGGTGGCCAACCCGGCGGGCGCGATCTGGGCTGCCTCCCTCATGCTGGATCACCTCGGCCACGGCGAGGCGGCCTCCCGGGTGCTCGGCGCGCTGGAGGAGACCCTCGCCGGGGGCGTGAGGACCCCGGACCTCGGGGGCGACGCGGGGACGGAGGAGGTCACCCGCGCCGTCGTGCGGCGGCTGCTCTTCTAG